The stretch of DNA CCGACCCGTTGCTCGGTGCCGTCGACGACACGTACGAGGGGGAGGCGCGGATCCTGGTGGCAGCCAGGGTCGGCACCACGCGCCTGCTCGACAACCAGCCCGTGGTGCTCAGAAAGGGACCCTGACCATGCTCCGCACGATGATGACGTCGAAGATCCACCGCGCCACGATCACGCAGGCCGACCTGCACTACGTCGGCTCGGTGACCGTCGACGCCGACCTGCTCGACGCCGCCAACCTGCTCCCCGGCGAGCTCGTGCACATCGTCGACATCGACAACGGTGCCCGGCTCGTCACCTACACGATCGCGGGCGAGCGCGGCTCCGGCGTGATCGGCATCAACGGTGCCGCCGCGCGGCTGGTGCACCCGGGCGACCTGGTGATCCTCATCGCCTACGGCCAGATGGAGGACGCCGAGGCGCGCGAGTTCCAGCCGAGCGTCGTGTTCGTCGACTCCGAGAACCGCGTGATCGGCACGGGCTCCGACCCCGCCGAGGCACTGCCGGGCTCCGGTCTCGTCCGTGGTGACGTCGTCGAGAACCCGCTCGTGGCGCACGGCGGCGCTGCGGGGTCGCAGGCGGTGGGGGCGGCCCGGTGACCCTGCTGGCGCTTGACGTCGGCAACAGCCAGTCCGTCATCGGCGCGTTCGACGGCGAGCGTCTCGTCGAGCACTGGACCGTGTCGTCGCAGACGCAGCGGACCGCCGACGAGTGGCACCGGCTGGCGCACGGGTTCGTGCGCGCCGCTGGTCTGGCCGACGTGGAGGCCGTGGCGATGTGCTGCACGGTCCCGTCGATCCAGGTCGAGCTGAAGGCGATGCTCGAGCGCTACTACGCGGGCCTGCCGGTCTCGATCGTCGGCCCCGGCGTGAAGACGGGCATCCCGATCCACACCGACAACCCGCGGGAGGTCGGTGCCGACCGCATCGTCAACGCGCTCGCCGCGGCCGAGGTGTACGGGGGGCCGGCGGTCGTGGTCGACATGAACGGCACCGCGACGATCTTCGACGTCGTCGACGAACGGAACCGCTATGTAGGGGGTGCCATCGCGCCGGCGGTCGAGCTGTCGTTGGAGGCCCTGGCCCGCCGCGGCGCGCAGCTGCGCGCCGTGGAGCTGGCGGTGCCGC from Aeromicrobium erythreum encodes:
- a CDS encoding type III pantothenate kinase, which gives rise to MTLLALDVGNSQSVIGAFDGERLVEHWTVSSQTQRTADEWHRLAHGFVRAAGLADVEAVAMCCTVPSIQVELKAMLERYYAGLPVSIVGPGVKTGIPIHTDNPREVGADRIVNALAAAEVYGGPAVVVDMNGTATIFDVVDERNRYVGGAIAPAVELSLEALARRGAQLRAVELAVPRDVIGKNTVEAVQSGAVYGFAGLVDGMVDRIIESLGADPDDVAVIATGAYADVVLDHCTSITTRDPWLTLTGLRLVHEKNH
- the panD gene encoding aspartate 1-decarboxylase, giving the protein MLRTMMTSKIHRATITQADLHYVGSVTVDADLLDAANLLPGELVHIVDIDNGARLVTYTIAGERGSGVIGINGAAARLVHPGDLVILIAYGQMEDAEAREFQPSVVFVDSENRVIGTGSDPAEALPGSGLVRGDVVENPLVAHGGAAGSQAVGAAR